A window from Thermodesulfobacteriota bacterium encodes these proteins:
- the rpmE gene encoding 50S ribosomal protein L31 — protein sequence MKEKIHPNYVPSTVKCACGTTFETVSATDEIKVAICSNCHPFFTGKQKLIDTAGRIEKFQKKYTKGAKA from the coding sequence ATGAAAGAGAAAATCCACCCCAACTACGTACCTTCCACGGTGAAGTGCGCGTGCGGGACCACGTTCGAGACCGTCTCCGCGACGGACGAGATCAAGGTGGCCATCTGCTCGAACTGCCACCCGTTCTTCACGGGCAAGCAGAAGCTGATCGACACCGCGGGACGGATCGAGAAGTTCCAGAAGAAGTACACGAAGGGGGCGAAGGCCTGA
- the thyX gene encoding FAD-dependent thymidylate synthase codes for MKVLLLQCTPEPERMVALAARLCYSAAGIGDLKEDVSRKDVRGLVRKVLSMGHASTLEHVAFTFGVEGISRAASHQLVRHRIASYSQQSQRYVSADFGYVTPATVEGHPALLREYERHMAASSRLYAKLTKAGIPAEDARFVLPNATETKILITMNARELHHFFSLRTCRRAQWEIREMALRMLAVAREKAPLLFEGAGPGCVRGRCPEGKMSCGAAAEVRLEIASLESRENG; via the coding sequence GTGAAGGTCCTTCTCCTCCAGTGCACCCCCGAGCCCGAGCGGATGGTCGCCCTCGCCGCGCGGCTCTGCTACTCGGCCGCCGGGATCGGCGACCTGAAGGAGGACGTCTCCCGCAAGGACGTCCGCGGCCTGGTCCGAAAGGTCCTGTCGATGGGCCACGCCTCCACGCTGGAACACGTCGCCTTCACCTTCGGCGTGGAGGGGATCTCGCGGGCCGCCTCGCACCAGCTGGTCCGCCACCGGATCGCCTCCTACTCCCAGCAGAGCCAGAGGTACGTCTCCGCCGATTTCGGCTACGTGACGCCGGCCACCGTCGAGGGGCATCCGGCGCTCCTTCGGGAGTACGAGCGCCACATGGCGGCGTCCTCCCGGCTCTACGCGAAGCTGACGAAGGCCGGGATCCCCGCGGAGGACGCGCGCTTCGTCCTTCCCAACGCCACGGAGACCAAGATCCTGATCACGATGAACGCTCGGGAGCTCCACCACTTCTTCTCCCTGCGCACGTGCCGGAGGGCGCAGTGGGAGATCCGGGAGATGGCGCTGCGCATGCTGGCCGTCGCGAGGGAGAAGGCGCCGCTGCTGTTCGAGGGCGCCGGCCCGGGGTGCGTCCGGGGGCGCTGCCCCGAGGGGAAGATGTCGTGCGGCGCCGCCGCCGAGGTGCGGCTCGAGATCGCCTCCCTGGAAAGCCGGGAGAACGGATGA
- a CDS encoding DUF1385 domain-containing protein, with protein MTTAEPKELVLGGQAVIEGVMMKGPDAFAVAVRKANGEIRVRDFPLAESPARKRFAKVPLVRGVLTMAAMLAIGYRALQFSADEAAADAEGAAPEAPREGGGLAMAGAMAAALAMAVGLFFLLPLYATHLLSGVFPALTGTLAFNLADGAIRVLVFVLYILAITLMKDIRRIFEYHGAEHKVISAYEAKAELSPESVKPFPRLHPRCGTSFLLFVMVISILVFSLIPKESSLLTKALLRLPLIPAIAGASYEVLRLSARRAGSPLFRALVAPGLWFQRLTTREPDLRQIEVAIASFRRVSGSAPPEADLVG; from the coding sequence ATGACGACTGCGGAACCGAAAGAGCTGGTGCTGGGGGGACAGGCCGTCATCGAGGGCGTGATGATGAAGGGGCCCGACGCGTTCGCCGTCGCGGTCCGCAAGGCCAACGGCGAGATCCGGGTGCGCGACTTCCCCCTCGCGGAATCGCCCGCGCGGAAACGGTTCGCGAAGGTCCCGCTGGTGCGCGGGGTGCTGACGATGGCGGCGATGCTGGCCATCGGCTACCGCGCCCTGCAGTTTTCGGCGGACGAGGCGGCGGCCGACGCGGAAGGGGCGGCCCCGGAGGCGCCGCGGGAAGGCGGCGGCCTGGCCATGGCCGGCGCGATGGCGGCGGCGCTGGCGATGGCGGTCGGGCTGTTCTTCCTCCTGCCGCTGTACGCCACGCACCTTCTCTCCGGCGTCTTCCCTGCGCTTACGGGGACGCTCGCGTTCAACCTCGCCGACGGCGCGATCCGGGTGCTGGTCTTCGTCCTCTACATCCTCGCGATCACCCTGATGAAGGACATCCGGCGGATCTTCGAGTACCACGGCGCGGAGCACAAGGTGATCTCCGCCTACGAGGCGAAGGCGGAGCTTTCGCCCGAATCGGTGAAGCCGTTCCCCCGCCTGCACCCCCGCTGCGGGACCAGCTTCCTGCTGTTCGTCATGGTGATCAGCATCCTGGTCTTCTCCCTCATCCCGAAGGAAAGCTCCCTGTTGACGAAGGCGCTCCTGCGGCTCCCGCTGATCCCGGCGATCGCGGGCGCCTCCTACGAGGTGCTGCGGCTGTCGGCCCGCAGGGCCGGCTCCCCCCTGTTCCGCGCCCTCGTCGCGCCGGGGCTCTGGTTCCAGCGGCTGACCACCCGGGAGCCCGACCTGCGCCAGATCGAGGTCGCGATCGCCTCGTTCCGCCGCGTGTCGGGAAGCGCGCCCCCGGAGGCGGACCTTGTGGGATAA
- the rho gene encoding transcription termination factor Rho, protein MNLKELKGMRIGELTEIAKKMNVDGAAGLKKQELIFAILQSQTDQEVIVSGEGTLEALPDGYGFLRAPDSNYLPGPDDIYVSPSQIRRFGLRTGDTISGQIRAPKGDERYFALLKVEKINYEDPELSKDKILFDNLTPLYPQEKFRMEHAQENYSTRIIDLIAPIGKGQRALITSPPRAGKTIILQNIANALSKNHPEVVLIVLLIDERPEEVTDMQRSVKGEVISSTFDEPAQRHVQVAEMVLEKAKRLVEHKKDVVILLDSITRLARAYNAVVPPSGKVLSGGVDANALQKPKRFFGAARNIEEGGSLTIIATALIETGSRMDEVIFEEFKGTGNNELVLDRKIAEKRIFPAIDINKSGTRKEELLLEKSLLQRVWILRKFLSPLSPAESMEFLLDKISKTKTNKEFIESMNA, encoded by the coding sequence ATGAACCTGAAAGAGCTCAAAGGCATGCGGATCGGAGAGCTGACCGAGATCGCGAAGAAGATGAACGTGGACGGCGCCGCCGGCCTCAAGAAGCAGGAGCTCATCTTCGCCATCCTCCAGTCGCAGACCGACCAGGAGGTGATCGTATCGGGGGAAGGGACCCTCGAGGCGCTGCCTGACGGCTACGGATTCCTCCGCGCGCCCGACTCGAACTACCTCCCGGGGCCCGACGACATCTACGTCTCGCCCTCCCAGATCCGCCGCTTCGGCCTGCGCACCGGCGACACGATCAGCGGGCAGATCCGGGCGCCCAAGGGGGACGAGCGGTACTTCGCCCTCCTCAAGGTCGAGAAGATCAACTACGAGGACCCCGAGCTCAGCAAGGACAAGATCCTCTTCGACAACCTGACGCCGCTCTACCCGCAGGAGAAGTTCCGGATGGAGCACGCCCAGGAGAACTACTCCACGCGGATCATCGACCTGATCGCGCCGATCGGGAAGGGGCAGCGGGCGCTGATCACCTCGCCGCCGCGCGCCGGCAAGACGATCATCCTCCAGAACATCGCGAACGCGCTTTCGAAGAACCACCCCGAGGTCGTCCTCATCGTCCTGCTCATCGACGAGCGGCCCGAGGAGGTCACCGACATGCAGCGCAGCGTCAAGGGGGAGGTCATCTCCTCGACGTTCGACGAGCCGGCGCAGCGCCACGTGCAGGTGGCCGAGATGGTCCTCGAGAAGGCGAAGCGGCTGGTGGAGCACAAGAAGGACGTCGTCATCCTCCTCGACAGCATCACCCGCCTCGCGCGCGCCTACAACGCGGTCGTCCCCCCCTCGGGGAAGGTGCTCTCCGGCGGCGTGGACGCCAACGCGCTCCAGAAGCCGAAGCGGTTCTTCGGCGCCGCGCGCAACATCGAGGAGGGCGGCTCCCTCACGATCATCGCCACCGCGCTGATCGAGACGGGCAGCCGGATGGACGAAGTGATCTTCGAGGAGTTCAAGGGCACGGGCAACAACGAGCTCGTCCTCGACCGGAAGATCGCCGAGAAGCGGATCTTCCCGGCCATCGACATCAACAAGTCCGGGACCCGGAAGGAGGAGCTGCTCCTCGAGAAGAGCCTCCTGCAGCGCGTGTGGATCCTGCGGAAGTTCCTCTCCCCGCTCTCCCCGGCGGAGAGCATGGAGTTCCTCCTCGACAAGATCTCCAAGACCAAGACGAACAAGGAATTCATCGAGTCGATGAACGCCTGA
- the prfA gene encoding peptide chain release factor 1, with protein sequence MWDKLEELAAKVPELERLLSDPSVTGNPREMQRVGRELAELRPIAEAHARYRRAEKELEENRELADSESDPDLKAMAREEIQRLNAEKERLEQEIRILLIPKDPNDDKNILIEIRAGAGGEEASLFATELFRAYAMYAEGKRWKVEVLSRNETGLGGTREVIASIEGHGAYSRLKFEKGVHRVQRVPATEAGGRIHTSTVTVAVMPEAEEYDVQIHPDDLRIDVFRSSGPGGQSVNTTDSAVRITHVPTGVVVQCQDEKSQLKNKTKALKILRSRLYEAEMEKRNAERADLRRSQVGTGDRSERIRTYNFPQNRVTDHRIGLTVHQLSSVLAGGFEPFIDALTAQAQVEALRK encoded by the coding sequence TTGTGGGATAAGCTCGAAGAGCTGGCGGCGAAGGTCCCGGAGCTCGAGCGGCTCCTGTCCGATCCCTCCGTCACGGGGAATCCGCGGGAGATGCAGCGGGTGGGGCGGGAGCTCGCCGAGCTGCGCCCCATCGCCGAGGCGCACGCCCGGTACCGGAGGGCGGAGAAGGAGCTCGAGGAGAACCGGGAGCTGGCCGATTCGGAGTCCGACCCCGATCTGAAGGCCATGGCCCGGGAGGAGATCCAGCGGCTCAACGCGGAGAAGGAGCGCCTCGAGCAGGAGATCCGCATCCTCCTGATCCCGAAGGACCCCAACGACGACAAGAACATCCTGATCGAGATCCGCGCCGGCGCCGGCGGCGAGGAGGCCTCCCTCTTCGCAACGGAGCTGTTCCGCGCCTACGCCATGTACGCCGAGGGGAAGCGCTGGAAGGTCGAGGTCCTCTCGCGGAACGAGACCGGGCTCGGGGGCACGCGGGAGGTGATCGCCTCGATCGAGGGGCACGGGGCCTACAGCCGCCTCAAGTTCGAGAAGGGGGTCCACCGGGTCCAGCGGGTCCCCGCGACCGAGGCGGGCGGACGGATCCACACCTCCACGGTGACGGTGGCCGTGATGCCCGAGGCGGAGGAATACGATGTGCAGATCCATCCCGACGACCTGCGGATCGACGTGTTCCGCTCCTCGGGGCCCGGCGGGCAGAGCGTCAACACGACCGACTCCGCGGTGCGGATCACGCACGTCCCGACGGGGGTGGTGGTCCAGTGCCAGGACGAGAAGTCGCAGCTCAAGAACAAGACCAAGGCGCTCAAGATCCTGCGCTCCCGCCTGTACGAGGCGGAGATGGAGAAGCGCAACGCCGAGCGCGCCGACCTGCGCCGCTCCCAGGTGGGGACGGGCGACCGCAGCGAGCGGATCCGGACCTACAACTTCCCGCAGAACCGCGTCACCGACCACCGCATCGGCCTGACCGTCCACCAGCTCTCCTCCGTCCTGGCCGGCGGGTTCGAACCGTTTATCGACGCCCTGACGGCCCAGGCCCAGGTCGAAGCGCTCCGGAAATAG
- the prmC gene encoding peptide chain release factor N(5)-glutamine methyltransferase → MRLSQLLALCRRETGRVPDAADREAEILVSRVTGIPAGRLFLSMDAETGDAAEALAPLLARRAAGEPLQYVLGSWDFYGREFLLTRDTLIPRPETEGLVERALRRRGARVLDVGTGCGAIAVTLAAEAPGIRVVATDVSAAALRVARENARRHGVAGRVAFARCDAYSALKCGDRFDVVVSNPPYVAEGEWSSLPPAVRDHEPSGALLAGPDGLSVLRRLAEGGGGLLAPGGELWCEIGADQGAAVAALPSGPLRFLGVFRDLAGRDRYAGWAKPETERG, encoded by the coding sequence GTGCGGCTTTCGCAGCTCCTCGCGCTGTGCCGCCGGGAGACGGGCCGCGTTCCGGACGCAGCGGACCGCGAGGCCGAGATCCTCGTCTCCCGGGTCACGGGCATCCCTGCGGGCCGGCTGTTCCTCTCCATGGACGCCGAAACGGGGGACGCCGCGGAAGCGCTCGCCCCCCTCCTCGCGCGGAGGGCGGCGGGGGAGCCGCTGCAGTACGTCCTCGGGAGCTGGGACTTTTACGGGAGGGAGTTTCTGCTCACGCGGGACACGCTGATCCCCCGGCCGGAGACGGAGGGGCTCGTCGAGCGGGCGCTCCGCCGGAGAGGCGCACGCGTCTTAGACGTCGGGACCGGGTGCGGCGCGATCGCCGTGACGCTGGCCGCCGAGGCGCCCGGGATCCGCGTGGTGGCCACGGACGTCTCGGCCGCCGCCCTGCGGGTCGCCCGGGAGAACGCGAGGCGGCACGGCGTCGCGGGCCGCGTCGCCTTCGCCCGCTGCGACGCATATTCCGCCTTGAAATGCGGGGATCGATTTGATGTAGTGGTCTCGAACCCGCCGTACGTCGCCGAAGGAGAATGGTCCTCCCTCCCGCCGGCCGTCCGGGACCATGAACCCTCCGGGGCGCTGCTGGCGGGCCCCGACGGTTTGTCCGTCCTGCGGCGCCTCGCGGAGGGCGGGGGCGGCCTGCTCGCCCCCGGGGGCGAGCTTTGGTGCGAGATCGGCGCCGACCAGGGAGCCGCCGTCGCCGCCCTGCCTTCCGGTCCCTTGAGGTTCCTCGGGGTCTTC